A window of Apium graveolens cultivar Ventura chromosome 8, ASM990537v1, whole genome shotgun sequence contains these coding sequences:
- the LOC141680217 gene encoding uncharacterized protein LOC141680217, with translation MAWNIDVKTTTIANCFRHCKIRSEENDEQELGEINEGVEGLNEVISNLRYRNVMDVEHLLNYPNENDAVMESPTDEEIIESVMSTDEGTDPEPDDSNVIPSVSSKEAFQALTTLNNYLLQHEQNIPGVIFALHKVKDEINFGFGGKKKQATIDSYFNKN, from the coding sequence ATGGCTTGGAATATTGATGTGAAAACAACCACAATTGCAAATTGTTTTCGGCATTGCAAGATTCGTTcagaagaaaatgatgaacaaGAACTTGGAGAAATAAATGAAGGTGTCGAAGGATTAAATGAAGTTATCTCTAATTTACGATATAGGAATGTGATGGATGTCGAGCATCTCTTAAACTATCCAAACGAGAATGATGCGGTTATGGAATCACCTACGGATGAAGAAATCATTGAGTCGGTAATGAGCACTGATGAAGGGACTGATCCTGAACCCGACGATAGCAATGTCATCCCAAGCGTGTCATCAAAGGAAGCATTTCAAGCACTCACCACTTTGAACAATTACTTGTTACAACACGAGCAAAACATACCAGGAGTTATTTTTGCTTTACATAAAGTCAAGGACGAGATTAATTTTGGCTTTGGTGGAAAGAAGAAACAAGCTACAATAGattcatattttaataagaattaa